One Malassezia restricta chromosome VI, complete sequence genomic region harbors:
- a CDS encoding Ras enriched in brain: MSASSAQQLRKKRKIAVLGSRSVGKSSLVVRFVEDAFVDSYYPTIENVFEKTVKYRGQDYYCDIVDTAGQDEYSILNSKHAIGIHGYVLVYSIASRTTFEMIQTVYDKILNYTGTSTVPCVLVGQKSDLHAQRQVSEAEGKALAQSLHCAWIETSARHNANVSKVFELVLAEIEKASSQGGAEAPSSSCVVM; encoded by the coding sequence ATGTCAGCGTCGAGTGCGCAGCAGTTacgcaagaagcgcaagatTGCCGTGCTTGGCTCACGGTCTGTTGGCAAGTCGTCGCTTGTCGTGCGGTTTGTGGAAGACGCGTTTGTCGATTCGTACTACCCGACGATTGAGAATGTGTTTGAAAAGACGGTCAAGTACCGCGGCCAGGACTACTACTGCGATATCGTCGATACGGCTGGGCAGGATGAGTACTCGATCCTGAACTCGAAGCATGCGATCGGCATCCACGGCTATGTGCTCGTGTACTCGATTGCCTCGCGAACGACCTTTGAGATGATCCAGACCGTGTACGACAAGATTTTGAACTACacaggcacgtcgacggtgccgtgcgtgcTGGTGGGCCAGAAGAGCGActtgcatgcgcagcgccaaGTGTCCGAGGCGGAGGGCAAGGCGCTCGCCCAGTCTCTGCACTGCGCGTGGATCGAGACCAGCGCACGCCACAATGCGAATGTCTCCAAGGTGTTTGAGCTCGTGTTGGCCGAGATTGAAAAGGCCTCGAGCCAgggcggcgccgaggcgccgtcgtcgtcgtgtGTCGTCATGTAG
- a CDS encoding D-xylulose reductase, whose translation MNNSLPTPPAQGNVSFVLRRVNDTVLEDRPVRPLRAGEVRVNVRQTGLCGSDCHYRSHGRIGEFVLEAPMVLGHESSGIVCEVGPGVTTHAVGDRVALEPGVPCLSCSLCLGGRYNLCRAMVFAATPPYDGTLATYYQVHASFAHKVPDHMTLEEASLMEPLSVAVHAAVARGRLAPLQNVLVLGAGPIGLLVGAVARAYGASSVVMSDLVDEKLAFASDFCATSTFKPDAPRPDESEGELAARTASALKASLGGSVQANDGFDLVLDATGAQSCIMLGVWAARPQGRVVAVGMGRPDILVPVTRMSVQEIELVGSFRYSCGDYERAIALVASGQIDVKRLVTHRYVFSDASKAFDATTAGRGEDGRATIKVQICQGEARS comes from the coding sequence ATGAACAACAGTCTGCCGACGCCACCTGCGCAGGGAAACGTGTCGTTCgtgctgcggcgcgtgaaCGACACGGTGTTGGAGGACCGCCCGGTGCGGCCACTGCGTGCCGGCGAAGTGCGCGTGAATGTGCGTCAGACGGGCCTGTGTGGCTCGGACTGCCACTACCGCTCGCACGGCCGCATCGGTGAGTttgtgctcgaggcgccgatggTGCTGGGCCACGAGTCGTCGGGCATCGTGTGCGAGGTCGGGCCGGGTGTGACGACGCATGCCGTCGGCGACCgtgtggcgctggagcCGGGCGTGCCGTGCCTGTCGTGCAGCCTGTGCCTCGGTGGCCGGTACAACctgtgccgcgccatgGTGTTTGCCGCTACGCCGCCGTACGACGGTACGCTCGCGACCTACTACCAGGTGCATGCGTCGTTTGCGCACAAGGTGCCGGACCATATGACGCTGGAAGAAGCGTCGCTCATGGAGCCGCTGAGTGTCGCTGTGCACGCAGCcgtcgcgcgcggccgTCTCGCTCCGTTGCAGAacgtgctggtgctgggTGCGGGGCCTATTGGACTGCTGGTCGGCGCTGTCGCGCGGGCGTACGGGGCCTCCTCTGTCGTCATGTCCGACTTGGTCGACGAGAAGTTGGCGTTCGCGAGCGACTTTTGTGCGACGTCGACCTTCAAGCcggatgcgccgcggccggACGAGTCTGAGGGCGAGCTGGCTGCGCGTACGGCGAGTGCGCTGAaggcgtcgctgggcgGCAGCGTGCAGGCGAACGACGGCTTCGACTtggtgctggatgcgaCGGGCGCGCAGTCGTGCATTATGCTGGGTGtgtgggcggcgcgtccgcaGGGGCGTGTCGTCGCTGTCGGCATGGGCCGTCCTGACATTCTCGTGCCGGTGACGCGTATGTCGGTGCAGGAGATCGAGCTGGTGGGCTCGTTCCGCTACAGCTGTGGCGACTACGAGCGCGCGAttgcgctcgtggcgtcgGGTCAGATCGATGTGAAGCGCCTCGTGACGCACCGCTATGTATTTAGCGATGCGAGCAAGGCGTTTgacgccacgacggccgGTCGTGGCGAGGATGGACGCGCGACGATCAAGGTGCAGATTTGCCAGGGCGAGGCTCGGTCATAG